From Amycolatopsis sp. YIM 10, the proteins below share one genomic window:
- the nagA gene encoding N-acetylglucosamine-6-phosphate deacetylase encodes MITGGRLATPDEETNDATWLAVSGGSISAVGSGTPPAARHLDVGGALVVPGFVDTHCHGGGGGSFSSGQPEQLLRAVAAHRRHGTTTLLASLVSEAVPELARQVGALAELVTDGELAGVHLEGPFISKVRCGAHDPGALLEPDTATVTKLLRQGKDAIRMITLAPELHGGVKAIRQLTEAGVIAAIGHTDGVEEQIRPAIDAGATVATHLFNGMRPLHHREPGPIGTLLDDERVTVELICDLVHVHPTMLRLAARHAGPERTVLVTDAMSATDAADGSYRLGRLEVDVTGGVATLAENGSLAGSTLTMDAAFRNLVTGAGLSVAEAVRATSTRPAELLGIEKETGSLRPGLSADLVVLDDELRPSRVLRRGQWIPDAG; translated from the coding sequence GTGATCACCGGGGGCCGGCTGGCCACACCGGACGAGGAGACCAACGACGCCACCTGGCTGGCCGTGTCGGGCGGTTCGATCAGTGCGGTCGGCAGCGGCACACCGCCGGCCGCCAGACACCTCGACGTCGGTGGCGCGCTGGTCGTTCCCGGGTTCGTGGACACCCACTGCCACGGCGGTGGTGGTGGCTCATTTTCCAGCGGGCAGCCGGAACAGCTGCTGCGCGCGGTCGCCGCGCACCGCAGGCACGGCACCACCACCCTGCTGGCGAGCCTGGTCTCGGAGGCCGTGCCGGAGCTGGCCCGCCAGGTGGGCGCGCTCGCCGAGCTGGTCACCGACGGTGAACTGGCCGGGGTGCACCTGGAGGGGCCGTTCATCTCGAAGGTCCGCTGCGGGGCGCACGATCCGGGCGCACTGCTCGAACCGGACACCGCCACCGTGACCAAGCTGCTCCGCCAGGGCAAGGACGCGATCCGGATGATCACGCTCGCGCCCGAACTGCACGGTGGGGTCAAGGCGATCCGCCAGCTCACCGAGGCCGGGGTGATCGCCGCGATCGGGCACACCGACGGGGTCGAGGAGCAGATCCGCCCGGCCATCGACGCGGGCGCCACCGTGGCCACGCACCTGTTCAACGGCATGCGCCCGCTGCACCACCGCGAACCCGGCCCGATCGGCACCCTGCTGGACGACGAGCGGGTGACCGTCGAGCTGATCTGCGACCTGGTGCACGTCCACCCGACGATGCTGCGGTTGGCCGCCCGGCACGCCGGTCCGGAGCGGACGGTGCTGGTCACCGACGCCATGTCGGCCACCGACGCGGCCGACGGCAGCTACCGGCTCGGGCGGCTGGAGGTCGACGTCACCGGCGGCGTGGCCACGCTGGCCGAGAACGGCTCGCTGGCCGGGAGCACGCTGACCATGGACGCCGCCTTCCGCAACCTGGTCACCGGTGCCGGGCTGTCGGTGGCCGAAGCGGTCCGCGCCACCTCGACCCGGCCGGCCGAACTGCTGGGCATCGAGAAGGAGACGGGGTCGCTGCGGCCGGGTCTGTCCGCGGACCTGGTCGTGCTCGACGACGAGCTGCGGCCGTCGCGGGTGCTGCGCCGGGGCCAGTGGATTCCTGACGCCGGATGA
- a CDS encoding DedA family protein — protein MSIMPDWLNPEILLSGLGPAVLGVLCLIIFAESSVFPVLPGDSLLFTAGLFVANGSIDLPLWLVCTCATAAALIGNVVGFGIGWKVGPALFKKNSKFFKQEYVDQTHGFLEKHGPKAVVLARFVPFVRTFITWIAGIGRMDPKKYFTYTVIGGILWAAGLIVLGSLLGTIPLIRDNVDAIFILIVLVSVLPIVFEYLKARREKKRTAAAPAEPEPQQP, from the coding sequence ATGAGCATCATGCCCGACTGGCTCAACCCCGAGATCCTGCTGTCGGGGCTGGGCCCGGCCGTGCTCGGCGTGCTGTGCCTGATCATCTTCGCGGAGAGCAGCGTGTTCCCGGTGCTGCCGGGTGACTCCCTGCTGTTCACCGCCGGGCTCTTCGTCGCCAACGGCAGCATCGACCTGCCGCTCTGGCTGGTCTGCACCTGCGCCACCGCGGCCGCGCTGATCGGCAACGTGGTCGGCTTCGGCATCGGCTGGAAGGTCGGTCCCGCGCTGTTCAAGAAGAACTCGAAGTTCTTCAAGCAGGAGTACGTCGACCAGACGCACGGCTTCCTGGAGAAGCACGGCCCGAAGGCGGTCGTGCTGGCCCGGTTCGTGCCGTTCGTCCGTACCTTCATCACCTGGATCGCCGGCATCGGCCGGATGGACCCGAAGAAGTACTTCACCTACACGGTGATCGGCGGCATCCTGTGGGCCGCCGGCCTGATCGTGCTGGGTTCGCTGCTGGGCACCATCCCGCTCATCCGGGACAACGTGGACGCGATCTTCATCCTGATCGTGCTGGTCTCGGTCCTGCCGATCGTGTTCGAGTACCTGAAGGCCAGGCGCGAGAAGAAGCGCACCGCTGCGGCCCCGGCCGAGCCGGAGCCGCAGCAGCCGTAA
- a CDS encoding FAD-binding oxidoreductase: MSNDALVTRLRDALGKDAVLTDTDVTAAYSRDMMPLAPVGTPLAVVLPADVEQVQAVVRACAEAKVPIVPRGAGSGLSGAANAIDGCVVLVLTKLDQIVEVDAGNRLAVVQPGVVNLDFRNAVEKHGLFYPPDPSSYDWCTIGGNLSTNAGGLCCVKYGVTTDSVLGLEVVLADGSLLKTGRRTVKGVAGYDLARLFVGSEGTLGVITQATVALKPLPQAPATLVAGFTSTAAAGEAVARVVREGLVPSLMEIMDATSIKAAETYLRTDIGAGSDCQALLLCQSDSGGEVARRELSALEQICLDCGSDMTYATDDLAEGNMLLQARRVVLTALETYGVWLTDDVCVPRTRIAELIAGCQRISEEVGLRIAVVGHAGDGNMHPTIVYSPDSEDEFARAQKAFDAILEVGMSLGGTVTGEHGVGKIKREWLEREIGPVGLRVHREIKRALDPENLFNPGSMFAL; encoded by the coding sequence ATGAGCAACGACGCTTTGGTCACCAGGCTCCGGGACGCGCTCGGCAAGGACGCCGTGCTGACCGACACCGACGTCACAGCCGCCTACTCGCGCGACATGATGCCCCTCGCGCCGGTCGGCACCCCGCTCGCGGTGGTGCTGCCCGCCGACGTCGAACAGGTGCAGGCCGTGGTCCGCGCCTGCGCCGAGGCGAAGGTGCCGATCGTGCCGAGGGGCGCGGGCAGCGGGCTGTCCGGCGCGGCCAACGCGATCGACGGCTGCGTGGTGCTGGTGCTGACCAAGCTCGACCAGATCGTCGAGGTGGACGCGGGCAACCGGCTCGCCGTGGTGCAGCCGGGCGTGGTCAACCTCGACTTCCGCAACGCGGTGGAGAAGCACGGGCTGTTCTACCCGCCGGACCCGTCCAGCTACGACTGGTGCACGATCGGCGGCAACCTGTCCACGAACGCCGGTGGACTGTGCTGCGTGAAGTACGGCGTGACCACGGATTCGGTGCTGGGCCTGGAAGTGGTGCTGGCCGACGGGTCGCTGCTGAAGACCGGGCGCCGCACGGTCAAGGGTGTGGCGGGGTACGACCTGGCCAGGCTGTTCGTCGGCAGCGAGGGCACGCTCGGCGTGATCACCCAGGCGACCGTGGCGCTGAAGCCGCTGCCGCAGGCGCCCGCCACGCTGGTCGCCGGCTTCACCAGCACGGCGGCCGCCGGGGAGGCGGTGGCGCGGGTGGTGCGCGAGGGACTGGTGCCGTCGCTGATGGAGATCATGGACGCCACCTCGATCAAGGCGGCCGAGACCTATCTGCGCACCGACATCGGCGCCGGTTCCGACTGCCAGGCGCTGCTGCTGTGCCAGTCCGACTCGGGCGGTGAGGTGGCCAGGCGGGAACTGTCCGCGCTGGAGCAGATCTGCCTGGACTGCGGTTCCGACATGACCTATGCGACCGACGACCTCGCCGAGGGCAACATGCTGCTGCAGGCGCGGCGCGTGGTGCTGACCGCGCTGGAGACCTACGGCGTCTGGCTGACCGACGACGTGTGCGTGCCGCGGACGCGGATCGCCGAGCTGATCGCCGGGTGCCAGCGGATCAGCGAGGAGGTCGGGCTGCGGATCGCCGTGGTCGGGCACGCCGGCGACGGCAACATGCACCCGACGATCGTCTACTCGCCGGACTCCGAGGACGAGTTCGCGCGGGCGCAGAAGGCCTTCGACGCGATCCTCGAAGTCGGCATGTCACTGGGCGGCACGGTCACCGGGGAACACGGGGTCGGCAAGATCAAGCGGGAGTGGCTGGAACGCGAGATCGGCCCGGTCGGGTTGCGGGTGCACCGGGAGATCAAGCGCGCGCTGGACCCGGAGAACCTGTTCAACCCCGGCTCGATGTTCGCCCTCTGA
- a CDS encoding RNA polymerase sigma factor has product MTEVRTAEADPPWEGLQGTDLYAACMQAARAGDRVAMDRLVAELTPLVWHVARANGLDRHTAEDVVQTVWLALFSHLDQLHEPRALAGWLITTARREAQRPYGRKTPPVPLTEEMAERVESTQPAPEAEAVRTDRDSRMWRAFLNLPQNCQDLLRLTVLAGRAEYHSVAEALRIPRGSIGPTRRRCLTRLRTLFEAEGGSQ; this is encoded by the coding sequence GTGACCGAAGTGCGAACCGCGGAGGCGGATCCGCCGTGGGAGGGCCTCCAGGGCACCGATCTGTACGCGGCCTGCATGCAGGCGGCCAGGGCGGGTGACCGCGTGGCCATGGATCGGCTCGTCGCCGAACTCACCCCGCTGGTCTGGCACGTGGCCAGAGCCAACGGCCTGGACCGGCACACCGCCGAGGACGTCGTCCAGACGGTGTGGCTGGCCCTGTTCAGCCATCTCGACCAGCTGCACGAACCGAGGGCGCTGGCCGGCTGGCTGATCACCACCGCGCGGCGGGAGGCGCAGCGGCCGTACGGCCGCAAGACGCCGCCCGTCCCACTGACCGAGGAGATGGCCGAGCGGGTGGAAAGCACCCAGCCGGCACCGGAGGCCGAGGCCGTGCGCACCGACCGGGACAGCCGGATGTGGCGGGCGTTTCTCAACCTGCCGCAGAACTGCCAGGACCTCCTCCGGCTGACCGTCCTGGCGGGCCGCGCCGAATACCACTCGGTAGCCGAAGCACTGCGGATACCGCGTGGCAGCATCGGACCGACCAGGCGACGCTGCCTGACACGGTTGCGCACATTGTTCGAGGCCGAAGGGGGCAGCCAATGA
- a CDS encoding carboxypeptidase regulatory-like domain-containing protein, whose protein sequence is MNGIEEFGGSANPEDEALLADLDRLMDQLDPPPGDLVERVQFAIALESLDVEVARWVHANALEGVRGGSDEGTITFTVSDLTVMINLTKIGKHHRIDGWLVPAGEHGVEVRVAEHGTTSTTADEGGRFVLDDVPRGTTQIVVYVGTETSRRTVVTPTVVL, encoded by the coding sequence ATGAACGGAATCGAGGAGTTCGGGGGGAGCGCGAATCCCGAGGACGAGGCGCTGCTCGCCGACCTGGACCGGCTGATGGACCAGCTCGATCCGCCACCGGGTGACCTGGTCGAACGCGTCCAGTTCGCCATCGCACTGGAGAGCCTGGACGTGGAGGTGGCCCGCTGGGTGCACGCGAACGCGCTGGAAGGCGTGCGCGGCGGCAGCGACGAGGGCACCATCACCTTCACCGTCAGCGACCTGACCGTGATGATCAACCTGACCAAGATCGGCAAGCACCACCGGATCGACGGCTGGCTGGTGCCGGCCGGCGAGCACGGGGTGGAGGTGCGCGTCGCCGAGCACGGGACCACCTCCACCACCGCCGACGAGGGTGGCCGGTTCGTACTGGACGACGTACCGCGCGGCACCACGCAGATCGTGGTCTACGTCGGCACCGAGACCTCCCGGCGCACCGTGGTCACCCCGACCGTCGTGCTCTGA
- a CDS encoding MFS transporter, producing MFSNQGEIVLKAGRREWAALAVLVLPVLLISVDMTVLGFALPYLSEDLAPTGTEQLWIVDIYSFMLAGLLVLMGTLGDRIGRRKLLLAGAVAFGVASVLAAFATSPWLLIAARALLGVGGATLMPSTLSLIRGIFVDATQRRVAIAVWSAGFSGGMALGPVLGGWLLEHFWWGSVFLINVPVMAVLLIAGPLLLPEARDPKPGRFDPLSAVLSLATMLPIVYGIKLFAEHGFDLKAVVSVLAGAGIGVLFVRRQQVLTDPMLDLALFRNRAFSTSVVTNLLGVFSLTGLLFLVPQYLQLVLGLRPMIAALWLLPTTVAGVAGALLAARLARRIPVSTLIGVGLLIAAGGFAFLLGLGVDSGLAALVAGFVLVSVGVALSETLTNDLIITAAPPERAGAASAISETGFELGGALGTAVIGSVATAVYRAGVPESAGEAARETLGGAAATVSGDLLHTAREAFVSGLHVTAVLGTLLLAYTGVQAMVLLRRRRETAEVAA from the coding sequence CTGTTCAGTAATCAGGGAGAAATCGTGCTCAAGGCGGGTCGCCGGGAGTGGGCGGCGTTGGCCGTGCTCGTGCTGCCGGTGTTGTTGATCAGCGTGGACATGACCGTGCTGGGGTTCGCGCTGCCCTATCTCAGCGAGGACCTCGCGCCGACCGGCACCGAGCAGCTGTGGATCGTGGACATCTACTCCTTCATGCTCGCCGGGCTGCTGGTGCTGATGGGCACGCTCGGCGACCGGATCGGCCGCCGGAAGCTGCTGCTCGCCGGTGCCGTCGCGTTCGGCGTGGCCTCGGTGCTCGCGGCCTTCGCGACCAGCCCGTGGCTGCTGATCGCTGCCCGCGCGCTGCTCGGCGTCGGCGGGGCGACGCTGATGCCGTCGACGTTGTCGCTGATCCGCGGCATCTTCGTGGACGCGACGCAGCGGCGCGTCGCCATCGCGGTGTGGAGCGCGGGCTTCTCCGGTGGCATGGCGCTCGGCCCGGTGCTCGGCGGCTGGCTGCTGGAGCACTTCTGGTGGGGCTCGGTGTTCCTGATCAACGTGCCGGTGATGGCGGTGCTGCTGATCGCCGGTCCGCTGCTGCTGCCGGAGGCGCGCGACCCGAAGCCCGGCCGCTTCGACCCGCTGTCCGCGGTGCTGTCGCTGGCCACGATGCTGCCGATCGTCTACGGCATCAAGCTGTTCGCCGAGCACGGCTTCGACCTGAAGGCCGTGGTCAGCGTGCTGGCCGGCGCCGGGATCGGTGTGCTGTTCGTGCGGCGACAGCAGGTGCTGACCGACCCGATGCTCGACCTCGCCCTGTTCCGCAACCGTGCGTTCAGCACCTCGGTGGTGACCAACCTGCTCGGCGTGTTCTCGCTGACCGGCCTGCTTTTCCTGGTGCCGCAGTACCTGCAGCTGGTGCTCGGGCTGCGGCCGATGATCGCCGCGCTGTGGCTGCTGCCGACCACGGTGGCCGGGGTGGCCGGTGCGCTGCTCGCCGCGCGGCTGGCGCGCCGGATCCCGGTGTCCACCCTGATCGGCGTCGGACTGCTGATCGCGGCCGGTGGGTTCGCGTTCCTGCTCGGCCTCGGCGTCGACTCCGGACTGGCCGCGCTGGTGGCCGGGTTCGTGCTGGTCAGCGTGGGTGTGGCGCTGTCGGAGACGCTGACGAACGACCTGATCATCACGGCCGCGCCGCCGGAGCGGGCGGGTGCCGCGTCGGCGATCTCGGAGACCGGTTTCGAACTCGGCGGGGCGTTGGGCACCGCGGTGATCGGCAGCGTGGCCACCGCCGTCTACCGGGCGGGCGTGCCGGAGAGCGCGGGCGAAGCGGCCCGCGAAACCCTCGGCGGAGCCGCCGCGACGGTCAGCGGGGACCTGCTGCACACCGCGCGCGAGGCCTTCGTGAGCGGGCTGCACGTGACGGCCGTGCTGGGCACGCTGCTGCTGGCCTACACCGGGGTGCAGGCGATGGTGCTGCTGCGCCGCCGTCGCGAAACCGCGGAGGTGGCTGCCTGA
- a CDS encoding TetR/AcrR family transcriptional regulator translates to MPRPSAREIVLDAYVDILIEHGPGSVTLDAVAAKAKVSKGGLLYHFGSKEALLTGLLDRVWRLSFADVEHARTAPGGPVRYFLTSSVTDASMDKPAHRASMAALRQVGADDRVVQTIRNCSQLWRNLLKENIDDPLTAEMVGAIGDGLYLRATMGEETETLANQLDEVLRRLGL, encoded by the coding sequence GTGCCTCGGCCATCAGCCCGCGAAATCGTGCTCGACGCCTACGTCGACATCCTCATCGAGCACGGCCCCGGCTCGGTCACCCTGGACGCCGTCGCGGCCAAGGCGAAGGTCTCCAAGGGCGGCCTGCTCTACCACTTCGGCTCGAAGGAAGCCCTGCTCACGGGCCTGCTGGACCGCGTGTGGCGACTCAGCTTCGCCGACGTCGAGCACGCCAGGACGGCGCCCGGCGGCCCGGTCCGCTACTTCCTCACCTCGTCGGTGACCGACGCCTCGATGGACAAGCCCGCGCACCGGGCCTCGATGGCCGCCCTGCGCCAGGTCGGCGCGGACGACCGGGTCGTGCAGACGATCCGGAACTGCTCGCAGCTCTGGCGCAACCTGCTGAAAGAGAACATCGACGACCCGCTGACCGCGGAGATGGTCGGCGCCATCGGGGACGGCCTCTACCTGCGGGCCACCATGGGCGAGGAGACCGAGACGCTGGCGAACCAGCTCGACGAGGTTCTCCGGCGCCTCGGCCTCTGA
- a CDS encoding MarR family winged helix-turn-helix transcriptional regulator: MAPLHGDPPSASEAELDVADQLGFQLVRFMRLVNRAKAQVAKQGPDGIERAAYAILFTLIHEGPQRTSKLAESLHSEISTISRQSSSLVQHGLVERTADPEDGRACLLAPTAEGQRVFEENRKSRNQWIAALLADWPEEDRHTLMRLLDRLNVGIEHQQQQLQQQAEDNAQPKGGTR; the protein is encoded by the coding sequence ATGGCACCTCTTCACGGCGATCCACCCTCGGCCAGCGAGGCCGAGCTCGACGTCGCCGACCAGCTCGGCTTCCAGCTCGTCCGCTTCATGCGGCTGGTCAACCGCGCCAAGGCGCAGGTCGCCAAGCAGGGACCGGACGGCATCGAACGGGCCGCCTACGCGATCCTGTTCACCCTGATCCACGAGGGCCCGCAGCGCACCAGCAAGCTCGCCGAATCGCTCCACTCGGAGATCTCCACGATCAGCAGGCAGAGCAGTTCCCTGGTGCAGCACGGCTTGGTGGAACGCACCGCCGATCCCGAGGACGGACGCGCCTGCCTGCTCGCGCCGACCGCCGAGGGCCAGCGGGTCTTCGAGGAGAACCGCAAGTCACGCAACCAGTGGATCGCCGCGCTGCTCGCGGACTGGCCGGAGGAGGACCGGCACACGCTGATGCGCCTGCTCGACCGGCTCAACGTCGGCATCGAGCACCAGCAACAGCAGCTGCAGCAGCAGGCCGAAGACAACGCACAGCCCAAGGGGGGCACCAGATGA